The sequence TTGAGGATCTCAGAGGGATCCAGGCATGTTCTTTTTGTTGTCAAACCTGATTTTATGTGGTGTAATTGAGAGCTGTGCTCTTCTAGCCTGTGGTTTATTGATTTTCTATATTTGTGTTTTGGCAGCTTGcagtttattgtttttgtttatgagGTTGTGTTGTTTCTAAGTCTCTGTTTTTGTTCCAGAAAGTTGCCATTGTGTGATAATGCAGTTTTTGTACTTCAGATTGCGTGAATTGGAATGTAAATAATCTTACCCATCAATCCAGCTTTGATATAGTTTCTTCTGATAGCTGTTcagaattaattttatattggaatgaaatttattgaattaattttcatttgtaCGATGATTTACTTAAGTTAAATTTATGTGCTtggaataaaatttgaaaagataGAATTATGTTGAAGTTACTGTGTggaattgagttatttttttcccatATCATTACTCCTCTTTGATGATTCTATGCAAACAAGAAATGGAGGATGAGTTCAATTTTGGGAGAATGTGTTGAGCTCTATTTCATTGAGGTTTCCAAACATGGTAATTGGACCTAATAGAATATAATTGAGTTaaattaaatactttaaataGAACTTTTGGATGGTATATTTGAAGATTTTCTTTCTGTAAGATGGCAAGAATGCAGAGAGGTTTGATGACTAGCAGAAGTTGTACCTTCttgtaaaagttatttttccgTAAAGCTACCTTTGAGGTTGTGGATGGAAGAATTTTGAGGCAGCCCATCCCTTTTTAACAATTTTGCATGAAATTACTGCTTTCGAGACTTGAATTTGCCCTTGTGCTTGCTTCATTCTCAGTCTTTGGAAAATTGAATAGGCTGCTTAGGAGGTGTTTGGGATTGTGGTGCAAGGTGCTTTTTAAAATAGCTTTTcgcttgaaaatgcatcaaaatgaatttttttacagatttgtttttcatttttgacatcagcatatcaaaatcataaaaagcaactaaaaaaagcatcaatttaATGCCTTTTCAAGGTGCTTTTTAAAATAGCTTTTcgcttgaaaatgcatcaaaatgaattttttttttcagattttttttttattctcaacatcagcatatcaaaaccataaaaaacaactaaaaaaagcGTCAATTTAATGCCTTTTCAAACCAAAAGCAATTTTGAAAAGCATCTGAAAGCTGAAGTTGTGCCAAACACCCTTTTATTTTGGGTAGTTGAGGAAAGTTTGTTAGCTGTGGTTTTTCTCTATTTCATGTCTATGCATTAAATCACTTAATGTTCATCTTTGTTCTCATTCTTGCGTGATTAACCAGTGGCTTTAGTCTTTTATATATGAGTTTTTTCAATGTTCAGAGTCAACATGATGAGTTAGAGGCAAAATTCTTTGAGGAGAGAGCAGCCCTTGAAGCTAAGTATCAGAAATTGTACCAACCATTATACACTAAGGTAAGATATACTTGGAGCCCATTATTGTTTTGTTCTAATACACTTGTCATCTAAAGTATCCTATGAAAGGATGTTTTTAATTCTGCTTCTCTGCCTACTTACAGCGATTTGAGATTGTGAATGGTGTTGCtgaatttgaaactaaaaatgAAGCGGCAATGGACCAAGAGGGGGAAAAGGCTGCTGAAGGTACTGGCATTCTGCTTATTTTTCACTGGTCATTTCTTTTGCTGACAAGTATGTGTAGCTTGATAGTTAAATACATCTGATGTAGAGAAAGGTGTTCCTGATTTTTGGCTTGTCGCCATGAAGAACAATGAAGTGCTAGCTGAGGAGGTTTGTGGTTTTGGTTTGCTTGTATCATATGTTTTGATTTCAATGCTTCTGATGATatggtttcaattttattttttttatggtattgtCATCAGATTACTGAGCGTGATGAAGGAGCTCTCAAGTACCTTAAAGATATTAAGTGGCATAGGATAGAGGATCCCAAGGGATTTAAGCTTGAGTTTTTCTTTGATTCCAACCCTTATTTCAAGAACTATGTTTTGACAAAGACATACCACATGATTGATGAAGATGAGCCCATTCTTGAGAAAGCAATAGGGTAAGTTCTATTTTTCTATCTCATGATTCTGCTGACAAGCTCTGACCATTTTTTGGTTGTAATACCAAAATTGAAGAAGGCTTGGTCTCGTactgaaatatttttgttaccTGGTGTGTTGTAGGACTGAGATTGAATGGTATCCAGGGAAATGCTTGACCCAGAAGCTTCTTAAGAAGAAGCCCAAGAAAGGATCGAAGAATGCCAAGCCAATTACCAAAACTGAAGATTGTGAAAGTTTTTTCAACTTCTTCAGTCCACCACAAGTTCCTGAGGATGATGAAGATATTGATGAAGATACTGTAATGACAAGTTTTATTACATCTATTGAAATGATTAATGATAACTCATTGCTTCTTGTTTTTAATTCTGGTTTctggttgttttatttttttcatctttttgaaCAGGCTGAGGAACTTCAAAATCAGATGGAGCAAGATTATGACATTGggtgagggtttttttttttcaactattcACTTCATGTCATGGACTGGGTTTCGAAGTGGCAATCagctaaactttatttttaaatgttaaagaGTCCCAAATCTGCTAGCCACggtttccctttcttttttacttgaacttttttttatgtatgtgtCTTTGTTTGTACTATGATCAAGGTCGACCATTCGAGACAAGATCATCCCCCATGCTGTGTCATGGTTTACTGGGGAGGCAGTTCAGGGGGATGAGCTTGgattggatgatgatgatggcgaGGAGGATGACGAGGAGGATGAGGATGACGAGGATGACGAGGATATTGACGAGGATGACGAAGAcgaggatgatgatgatattgatgaggatgaggatgatGAAAGCAAGACCAAAAAGAAGGTTTGATTGTCTTGAAATTTGAGTTCacattgtatttttgttttcctgtTCATCTGCTTGAAGTTTGGTATGAtactaatttttgttttgttatttgggCTGAAATTTTGCGGCAGTCATCTGCTGGGAACAAGGTATTGCTTCTATTCAATAAACTCTTTTGGTTTCGATTATCTCACTTTTCCAATTGCAAGTTAGGtgaatttaacttatttttttcacctaTGATTTTACTGCAGAAAAGTGGAAAGGGACAAGTTGGGGATGGTCAGCAGGGTGAACGGCCTCCAGAATGCAAGCAGCAATGAAGTTTGATTGCTGCAGCATACTTGTCAAGTGTTGATGCCGTGTTTGGAAGAGGAGATAGGAAGGGGCGTTGAATTTTTGGATGttcattcatttcttttctttttttatcttttttttttgtttcactttTACATTAGTATGCCATATTCTGAACGAATGGTCTGGACTTCTTTGTATCCCCTGTTGGTTTGGAGGGGGATGTGGTGAAATAGGTTATAAGAGGTTTTTATGCTTTCGATTTTGTTTTCCTACTGGGATTTCCTTCTACTATTAAATGAACTCTTCTCcccttgcttttattttctgaaTTTTGCAATTTGTTTGGTGCCCTTTCTCTTTAATCCATTATTGCGAGCCCTCTTCCCAGCCCAATGCCATTTTGGCAGCGGGTGGGACTTGTTATTGATTCACTCTCTTGAGAAGGCCGGTGGTCtggatgttttatttttatttattctgttttttttttttcaactcatgCTGGGACTTGCATGCTTCATTTATATGGcattttctcatatatatatatatatatactggaCGCAATTCACgggttatttttaattgatcgtATATTTACATGCAAAAATGTTAATATAGATAGCGAAATAAGTTAGTTTGGCCAGtggataaatataaatattaatgaaagagtAAGATTGAGATTTTtagaaactttattttatattggttatttttgttatttttttttttttttgctaattccattatttaatgtgagatttttattaaattttatcatttaatattaaattgaagatAATTAATCTTAGTGTTTTCtatcatataataaaagaaaaaaataatttaacatagtGGATTTCATAACTCAAGTCGCATGGTTGACAGATTAACTAAATATCAATactaaatatcaataaaaaattaggttgagatttttcaagtttaactTATTATaccaattttaataataatgccAGAAAGTTTTTAGcaatctaaatgtttttttgttttacattttaaaaaatttgtatcTAACTCGCAACAAAAATGCAGGCAAATAAACTAGTCTCATCCAATCAATTTAGGAATTCGAGTATGATATTGCACTGTGCTGGCTTGAGCCTCTCCATTTTGCATTAGCTCTTAACGTGTCCCTTTAATGCAAGTacaagattagtttttttttttttacctaatacAACTTTTAGAGATGGGATACTATTCTTTTAGTTTGGACAgtgaagttagaaaaaaaactttaaattaaatttgtgtaTTTCCATGCCTAATACAATGGGTTTTATaggtatttttattaagttgGATCAGGCTAGCCATAAACTCCTACCAAAACAAACTTTTTATCATAATAGAAGATACTTTGATGTTAAGTAAATCATAGGAGGAAAATAATGTC is a genomic window of Populus alba chromosome 18, ASM523922v2, whole genome shotgun sequence containing:
- the LOC118054156 gene encoding nucleosome assembly protein 1;2 isoform X1; translated protein: MSNDKDNFNMGDLSAALNDEDRAGLVNALKNKLQSLTGQHSELLENLSPTVRKRVEDLRGIQSQHDELEAKFFEERAALEAKYQKLYQPLYTKRFEIVNGVAEFETKNEAAMDQEGEKAAEEKGVPDFWLVAMKNNEVLAEEITERDEGALKYLKDIKWHRIEDPKGFKLEFFFDSNPYFKNYVLTKTYHMIDEDEPILEKAIGTEIEWYPGKCLTQKLLKKKPKKGSKNAKPITKTEDCESFFNFFSPPQVPEDDEDIDEDTAEELQNQMEQDYDIGSTIRDKIIPHAVSWFTGEAVQGDELGLDDDDGEEDDEEDEDDEDDEDIDEDDEDEDDDDIDEDEDDESKTKKKSSAGNKQKSGKGQVGDGQQGERPPECKQQ
- the LOC118054156 gene encoding nucleosome assembly protein 1;3 isoform X2, with amino-acid sequence MSNDKDNFNMGDLSAALNDEDRAGLVNALKNKLQSLTGQHSELLENLSPTVRKRVEDLRGIQSQHDELEAKFFEERAALEAKYQKLYQPLYTKRFEIVNGVAEFETKNEAAMDQEGEKAAEEKGVPDFWLVAMKNNEVLAEEITERDEGALKYLKDIKWHRIEDPKGFKLEFFFDSNPYFKNYVLTKTYHMIDEDEPILEKAIGTEIEWYPGKCLTQKLLKKKPKKGSKNAKPITKTEDCESFFNFFSPPQVPEDDEDIDEDTAEELQNQMEQDYDIGSTIRDKIIPHAVSWFTGEAVQGDELGLDDDDGEEDDEEDEDDEDDEDIDEDDEDEDDDDIDEDEDDESKTKKKSSAGNKKSGKGQVGDGQQGERPPECKQQ